From a region of the Williamsia phyllosphaerae genome:
- a CDS encoding ferredoxin, producing MDVTIVSGACIGSGQCTLLAPRVFTRRDDGTADVTMASPPKRQERRAAKAAEHCPERAITII from the coding sequence TTGGACGTCACAATCGTTTCCGGCGCGTGCATCGGTAGCGGGCAGTGCACGCTGCTGGCGCCGCGCGTGTTCACGCGTCGCGACGACGGGACCGCGGACGTGACCATGGCGAGCCCCCCGAAGAGGCAGGAACGGCGGGCGGCCAAGGCTGCCGAGCACTGCCCGGAACGCGCGATCACCATCATCTGA
- a CDS encoding TIGR03564 family F420-dependent LLM class oxidoreductase, whose amino-acid sequence MNLGVALNPSGTVNAVDSTVELARVAADAGFGSAWFGQRFDYDAITLAGVVGREVPSLTVGTSAVPIFGRHPLLVVSQAQTVQAATGGRFQLGLALGAPNLVEAAFGIPYERPVDRVREFLTVARSLVETGTADHHGDLITAAPPLSTTVGGAGTHLPLLVAAMGPRALRASGELADGILPFLAGPRTLDEQIIPTVDQAAKDVGRPSVRVIAFVAAVVTDDVEAGRAAAAASMSFYDAIPSYRRVVAAEGLESAADLVLVGSAEHVRAGIRRYFDAGATEVVITQTNLLGSDTQRETIAALG is encoded by the coding sequence ATGAACCTGGGTGTGGCTCTCAATCCGTCCGGGACCGTGAATGCGGTCGATTCCACCGTGGAACTCGCGCGTGTGGCGGCCGACGCCGGCTTCGGCTCGGCGTGGTTCGGTCAACGTTTCGACTACGACGCCATCACCCTCGCCGGGGTGGTCGGTCGCGAGGTGCCGTCGCTGACCGTCGGTACGTCGGCCGTGCCCATCTTCGGCAGGCACCCTCTGTTGGTCGTCTCGCAGGCGCAGACGGTGCAGGCCGCGACGGGCGGTCGGTTCCAGCTCGGGTTGGCGCTCGGGGCACCGAATCTGGTCGAGGCGGCCTTCGGCATCCCGTACGAGCGGCCGGTTGATCGGGTGCGCGAGTTCCTGACCGTCGCTCGTTCGCTCGTCGAGACCGGGACAGCCGACCATCACGGTGACTTGATCACCGCCGCCCCACCGCTGTCGACGACGGTCGGCGGCGCGGGAACGCACCTGCCGTTGTTGGTCGCGGCCATGGGCCCCAGAGCATTACGCGCCAGCGGTGAACTCGCGGACGGCATCCTGCCGTTCCTGGCCGGTCCGCGCACTCTCGACGAGCAGATCATCCCCACGGTCGATCAGGCCGCCAAGGACGTCGGCCGGCCGTCGGTTCGCGTGATCGCGTTCGTTGCCGCGGTCGTCACCGACGATGTCGAGGCCGGGCGGGCCGCGGCGGCCGCATCGATGTCGTTCTACGACGCCATCCCGTCCTACCGACGAGTCGTGGCCGCCGAGGGTCTCGAGAGCGCCGCCGACCTCGTTCTGGTCGGGTCGGCCGAGCACGTCCGAGCCGGCATCCGGCGCTACTTCGACGCCGGCGCAACCGAAGTGGTCATCACCCAGACCAATTTGTTGGGCTCGGACACACAGCGAGAGACCATCGCCGCGCTGGGTTAG
- a CDS encoding DUF6924 domain-containing protein, with translation MLSAATAAWVVLVSTACSADTNQEPASPGSSARPVFLDSANTSPLIRTDFTDDDAWRAIKEQVTVPLVVSNQGSEYTADVEFVDDRRYDGLTPGQLFSLVGEPPPYYVYIADRATMTDPEHPILAVDTGPTVDNETNYRRGDTFRLIPSAMATVEANLSIANVDFGDYVDIAGPDGVYRETYRGTYPR, from the coding sequence GTGCTGTCGGCCGCCACCGCGGCATGGGTGGTGCTCGTGTCGACAGCGTGTTCTGCCGATACGAACCAAGAGCCGGCGTCACCTGGATCCAGTGCTCGGCCTGTATTCCTGGACAGTGCGAACACCTCTCCACTGATACGAACCGATTTCACCGACGACGACGCCTGGCGTGCGATCAAGGAACAGGTCACCGTGCCGCTGGTCGTGAGCAACCAGGGGAGCGAGTACACGGCCGACGTGGAGTTCGTGGACGACCGCCGCTACGACGGACTGACGCCCGGCCAGCTGTTCTCCCTCGTCGGTGAGCCGCCGCCCTACTACGTCTACATCGCTGATCGCGCGACGATGACCGATCCCGAGCATCCGATTCTCGCCGTGGACACCGGGCCCACGGTCGACAACGAAACGAACTACCGCCGTGGCGACACCTTTCGACTCATTCCGTCCGCCATGGCCACGGTCGAGGCGAACCTGTCGATCGCCAATGTCGACTTCGGCGACTATGTGGACATCGCGGGTCCTGATGGGGTGTACCGGGAGACCTACCGTGGCACCTACCCACGGTGA
- a CDS encoding HNH endonuclease encodes MSGGTLADIANALADDFGCRETIVEDVDDDIVGAIRGAVALRAVADDVLARLTAQAERVGVAKRIGMSLRELLCVNGVAPAVASRLIRLGRAAQVLSRLARHGRDGSLSAEHLDAVARGVEHVAHRTGEPVDSPAIDQLEGSLIGRAVAGMAPAEIVEHARAVAIERTAQQDDPGNDEAPDRLPSAEDSTMNELGWNQTGDGRLRGMFDLDALTGERLITALDTASRPRPEPDGSDDLRPIGRRRADAFAQLLECGVRGLAPDALSAPPRTEVIVTVPLGAEGAGGDAARLQWMGPITDRTARLAACDAGVTSVGLDINGVPLDMSVTKRLFTGAVRKAVHVRDQCCVKCGGPASWTDVHHIKRHADGGATTLDNGCLLCRTCHTAVHHAGWDIVMGSDRHPWLIPPANVDPRRRALPAYNRRTMRLDDSVAA; translated from the coding sequence ATGAGTGGGGGAACACTTGCCGACATCGCCAACGCCTTGGCGGACGATTTCGGTTGCAGAGAAACGATTGTCGAAGATGTCGACGACGACATTGTCGGCGCGATACGAGGGGCGGTTGCATTACGTGCCGTCGCCGACGATGTGCTCGCGCGACTGACGGCACAGGCCGAGCGTGTCGGTGTGGCGAAACGGATCGGCATGTCTTTGCGAGAGCTGCTGTGTGTCAACGGCGTCGCACCAGCCGTGGCCTCGCGTCTGATTCGCCTGGGACGTGCGGCGCAGGTTCTGTCCCGCCTGGCGCGGCACGGCCGCGATGGGAGCCTGTCCGCGGAGCATCTCGATGCCGTCGCACGGGGAGTCGAGCACGTGGCCCACCGAACCGGAGAGCCCGTCGACTCCCCGGCGATCGATCAGCTCGAGGGCAGTCTGATCGGACGGGCTGTCGCCGGCATGGCACCCGCGGAGATCGTCGAGCACGCACGTGCGGTTGCCATCGAAAGAACTGCGCAGCAGGACGATCCGGGAAACGACGAGGCCCCCGACCGACTGCCGTCCGCCGAGGACTCGACGATGAACGAGCTGGGGTGGAATCAGACCGGTGACGGCCGTTTGCGCGGCATGTTCGATCTGGACGCACTGACCGGGGAGCGCTTGATAACCGCGCTCGACACTGCATCTCGCCCGCGCCCCGAGCCCGACGGGTCCGACGACCTTCGTCCGATCGGTCGTCGTCGCGCGGACGCCTTCGCCCAGCTGCTCGAGTGCGGGGTCCGAGGTCTGGCGCCGGATGCGTTGTCCGCCCCACCACGCACCGAGGTGATCGTGACCGTTCCGCTGGGCGCGGAGGGTGCCGGCGGTGACGCCGCCCGCCTGCAGTGGATGGGGCCGATCACCGACCGCACCGCGCGATTGGCCGCCTGCGACGCGGGCGTGACGTCAGTCGGCCTCGACATCAACGGGGTGCCACTGGACATGTCGGTCACGAAGCGGTTGTTCACCGGTGCGGTTCGTAAGGCCGTCCACGTCCGCGACCAATGCTGCGTGAAATGCGGCGGGCCCGCGTCGTGGACCGATGTGCACCACATCAAGCGCCACGCCGACGGTGGAGCCACAACACTCGACAACGGCTGCCTGCTCTGCCGGACATGCCATACCGCGGTTCACCACGCGGGATGGGACATCGTCATGGGCTCCGACCGCCATCCCTGGCTCATCCCGCCGGCGAACGTCGACCCGAGACGCCGAGCATTACCCGCTTACAACCGACGAACGATGCGACTCGACGATTCCGTCGCCGCCTGA
- a CDS encoding GNAT family N-acetyltransferase, with product MTWETHPVTPDRFDDFADVINPNRRATHCWCLSHRIQPAEIEELGDGSREQAMRRLTEREHPPGVVTYRDGVPVGWCNIGPRSEIPRLVKSRLIRAVDDVPVWSIICVVVRSGHRRQGVTGRLIEGAVEFAASHGAPAVETYPVDPPGRMDLTMAFVGTRSMFENVGFEVVGQTDAVASKMPRLIMRRQLV from the coding sequence ATGACCTGGGAGACGCATCCGGTCACCCCCGACCGCTTCGATGACTTCGCGGACGTGATCAACCCGAACCGTCGCGCGACCCATTGCTGGTGCCTGTCGCATCGGATCCAGCCGGCGGAGATCGAGGAATTGGGCGACGGGAGTCGGGAACAGGCGATGCGTCGTCTCACCGAACGTGAGCATCCACCCGGGGTCGTCACCTATCGCGACGGTGTCCCGGTCGGCTGGTGCAACATCGGCCCACGCTCGGAGATCCCGCGACTGGTCAAGAGTCGGCTCATCCGCGCCGTCGACGACGTGCCGGTCTGGAGCATCATCTGCGTGGTCGTTCGCAGCGGCCACCGGAGGCAGGGCGTGACCGGCCGACTCATCGAGGGCGCGGTCGAGTTCGCGGCATCGCACGGCGCGCCTGCCGTCGAGACGTATCCGGTCGATCCGCCGGGTCGGATGGACCTCACCATGGCATTCGTGGGCACGCGGTCGATGTTCGAGAACGTCGGCTTCGAGGTCGTCGGTCAGACCGACGCCGTCGCCTCGAAGATGCCGCGACTGATCATGCGACGACAGCTCGTCTGA
- a CDS encoding TIGR03618 family F420-dependent PPOX class oxidoreductase, producing MTNSPSLDDAVALASDDSGLAVVATLRADGTIQSSVVNVGLLDHPETSEPVLGFVTYGTVKLTNLRARPQITTTFRQGWKWATVEGFAEIAGPDDPQPWLDDERLRILRREVFAAAGGTHDDWDAYDRVMAEQRRAIVLVRVGRVYSN from the coding sequence ATGACGAACTCGCCATCCCTCGACGACGCGGTCGCGCTCGCCTCAGACGACAGCGGCCTGGCGGTGGTCGCGACTCTGCGTGCCGACGGCACGATCCAGTCCTCGGTGGTCAACGTCGGTCTGCTCGACCACCCCGAGACGTCCGAGCCGGTGCTCGGGTTCGTCACGTACGGGACCGTGAAATTGACCAACCTCCGCGCCCGCCCGCAGATCACCACGACGTTCCGTCAGGGGTGGAAGTGGGCGACCGTCGAGGGCTTCGCTGAGATCGCGGGCCCCGACGATCCGCAGCCGTGGCTCGACGACGAACGACTGCGCATCCTGCGGCGCGAGGTGTTCGCCGCAGCGGGCGGCACTCACGACGACTGGGATGCCTACGACCGGGTGATGGCGGAACAGCGGCGCGCGATCGTTCTCGTGCGGGTGGGGCGCGTATACAGCAACTGA
- a CDS encoding MFS transporter encodes MTVVADPVRTRRPGVILGVLSLAAFMASLDVFIVNVAFDDIGRDFDGVELSELSWILNAYTIIYAALLVPAGRLADRYGRKGSFLFGLALFVVASAACAASGGIWWLVAFRAVQAIGAAILTPASLGLVVAAAPPALRARSVRIWAATGALAAAMGPAVGGVLVEASWRWVFLVNVPIGIAALVAAALVVPRSRDEKVTRIPDVLGAVLLAIAIAALTLALVEGTTWGWTDPRITTSWVITAAALIGFVLRSGRHPSPVIDPALMRVRAFSFANITAVLFSVPFAASLLTNILWMQQVWDYSAIKTGFAVVPGPLMVPLFTIVGHKLAQRVPVGVIVAAGCSLMACSAVLVSLQVGAQPDYVSDLLPSLLIGGAGIGLALPTILSSATSDLPPAQTATGSAVVNMSRQIGTALGVALLVAVLGTPVGYGQAHPAFQHAWWALAAVAVLAAIVAPAMSPPRRQGDARITA; translated from the coding sequence GTGACCGTGGTGGCGGACCCCGTGCGGACACGGCGGCCCGGCGTGATCCTGGGTGTCCTCTCGCTGGCTGCGTTCATGGCGAGCCTCGATGTCTTCATCGTCAACGTCGCGTTCGACGACATCGGGCGCGACTTCGACGGCGTCGAACTGTCCGAGCTGTCGTGGATCCTCAACGCCTACACCATCATCTACGCCGCACTGCTGGTCCCGGCGGGCCGACTGGCCGATCGATACGGGCGCAAGGGGAGTTTTCTGTTCGGTCTGGCGCTGTTCGTGGTCGCGAGTGCCGCGTGTGCGGCCAGTGGCGGGATCTGGTGGCTGGTCGCCTTCCGTGCGGTGCAGGCGATCGGCGCGGCCATCCTCACCCCCGCGAGCCTCGGGCTGGTCGTGGCCGCGGCCCCGCCGGCGCTGCGGGCGAGGTCGGTACGGATCTGGGCGGCCACCGGCGCGCTCGCCGCGGCCATGGGACCTGCGGTGGGCGGGGTCCTCGTCGAGGCGTCGTGGCGCTGGGTGTTCCTGGTGAACGTGCCGATCGGTATCGCCGCACTGGTCGCGGCCGCCCTGGTGGTTCCCCGTTCCCGCGACGAGAAGGTCACGCGCATCCCGGACGTGCTGGGCGCGGTGCTGCTGGCGATCGCCATTGCGGCGTTGACCCTGGCGTTGGTCGAGGGCACCACGTGGGGGTGGACCGACCCGAGGATCACCACGTCGTGGGTCATCACGGCGGCCGCGCTGATCGGGTTCGTCCTCCGATCCGGACGGCACCCCTCGCCGGTCATCGACCCGGCGCTGATGCGGGTGCGGGCGTTCTCGTTCGCCAACATCACCGCGGTGCTGTTCTCGGTACCCTTCGCGGCGTCGCTGCTCACGAACATCCTGTGGATGCAACAGGTCTGGGACTACTCGGCGATCAAGACGGGGTTCGCGGTGGTGCCGGGACCGTTGATGGTCCCGCTGTTCACGATCGTGGGACACAAACTTGCGCAACGGGTCCCGGTCGGCGTGATCGTCGCCGCGGGGTGCTCTCTCATGGCATGCAGCGCGGTGTTGGTCTCTCTGCAGGTCGGCGCTCAGCCCGACTACGTGTCCGACCTGTTGCCCAGCCTGCTCATCGGCGGCGCCGGAATCGGTCTCGCGCTGCCGACCATCCTGTCGTCGGCCACCTCCGACCTGCCGCCTGCGCAGACCGCGACCGGTAGCGCGGTGGTCAACATGAGCAGGCAGATCGGTACCGCGCTCGGTGTCGCGCTGCTGGTCGCCGTTCTCGGGACCCCGGTCGGGTACGGGCAGGCGCATCCGGCGTTCCAACACGCGTGGTGGGCCCTGGCCGCCGTGGCCGTGCTGGCTGCGATAGTGGCGCCCGCGATGAGTCCTCCGCGCAGGCAGGGAGATGCGAGGATCACGGCATGA
- a CDS encoding winged helix-turn-helix transcriptional regulator codes for MATTARSACPLNMSLELVGDRWTLLILRDMIFRDRRQFRELLANSAEGIASNVLATRLESLVDADVLTKAPHLGHKQKIVYSLTDRGVDLLPVMIQLGAWGATHTSSPAPIAQWFRIAAAAGPEVWQQLTDELRARHRDQHPADPSVEPTFTRLAAEFRAAAAAKRPSAT; via the coding sequence ATGGCCACCACCGCGCGCTCCGCGTGCCCGTTGAACATGTCACTCGAACTGGTCGGGGACCGCTGGACGCTGCTGATACTGCGCGACATGATCTTTCGCGACCGTCGACAGTTCCGCGAGCTGCTCGCGAACTCCGCCGAGGGCATCGCGTCCAACGTCCTCGCGACCCGACTCGAGTCCCTCGTCGACGCCGACGTCCTCACCAAGGCACCGCACCTCGGACACAAGCAGAAGATCGTCTACAGCCTCACCGACCGTGGGGTGGACCTGCTGCCAGTGATGATCCAACTCGGGGCGTGGGGCGCGACGCACACCTCGTCACCCGCACCCATCGCACAGTGGTTCCGAATTGCCGCGGCCGCAGGCCCCGAGGTCTGGCAACAACTGACGGACGAACTGCGTGCCCGGCATCGCGATCAGCATCCGGCCGACCCGAGCGTGGAACCGACGTTCACCCGCCTGGCGGCCGAGTTCCGCGCGGCGGCAGCGGCCAAGCGTCCCTCCGCTACTTGA
- a CDS encoding glycine betaine ABC transporter substrate-binding protein: MTSRRSWTTAAIAVLAASVMLVAGCGLVSSSGTFTKGSLADGQKPLDGAKIVVTSKSFTEGVLLGKITASYLASAGAEVTDLTGAPGSASSRQAQLNGDADILWEYTGTGWVTYQGQTETIADPTELWQKVRDIEKKTHDLDWLPPANFNDTYAFAASGPTAKRLNVKSLSDVAKLPISDRTFCVDDEFFSRSDGFLPMLEKYGIPYNSPNGVPAGNVTRMDAGVIYTSVARSAPCNFGEVYTTDGRVKNLSLTVLDDDKKYFLPYSGTAVLRASINEKYPEIAPLIAKISTRLNDSLMQDLNGRVDIDGEDPATVAWDWLKSEKLVK, encoded by the coding sequence ATGACCTCGCGTCGTTCATGGACCACCGCAGCGATCGCGGTGCTCGCCGCGTCGGTGATGCTCGTCGCCGGATGTGGACTCGTCAGCTCCTCGGGCACGTTCACCAAGGGCTCGTTGGCCGACGGCCAGAAGCCTCTGGACGGCGCGAAGATCGTGGTGACGTCGAAGAGCTTCACCGAGGGCGTCCTGCTGGGCAAGATCACCGCCTCCTACCTCGCCTCGGCAGGCGCGGAGGTCACCGACCTGACCGGTGCACCCGGTTCGGCCTCCTCACGTCAGGCGCAGCTCAACGGAGACGCCGACATCCTCTGGGAGTACACGGGTACCGGCTGGGTCACCTATCAGGGCCAGACGGAGACGATCGCGGATCCGACGGAGCTGTGGCAGAAGGTCCGTGACATCGAGAAGAAGACCCACGACCTCGACTGGTTGCCGCCGGCGAACTTCAACGACACCTACGCCTTCGCGGCGTCGGGGCCGACAGCCAAGAGGCTCAACGTCAAGTCGTTGTCGGACGTCGCGAAGCTGCCGATCAGCGACCGCACGTTCTGCGTCGACGACGAGTTCTTCAGTCGCTCGGACGGATTCCTGCCGATGCTCGAGAAGTACGGGATCCCGTACAACTCCCCCAACGGGGTGCCTGCCGGCAACGTGACCCGGATGGACGCAGGCGTCATCTACACCTCGGTGGCCAGGAGTGCGCCCTGCAACTTCGGCGAGGTGTACACCACCGACGGCCGGGTCAAGAACCTCAGCCTCACGGTGCTCGACGACGACAAGAAGTATTTCCTGCCCTACAGCGGGACCGCCGTCCTGCGGGCCTCGATCAACGAGAAGTACCCGGAGATCGCGCCACTGATCGCCAAGATCTCCACGCGGCTGAACGACTCGTTGATGCAGGACCTCAATGGTCGGGTCGACATCGACGGTGAGGACCCGGCCACGGTCGCCTGGGACTGGCTGAAGAGCGAGAAGTTGGTCAAGTAG
- a CDS encoding ABC transporter permease, whose translation MNRLRRTPVDVWFEPLIIIVIGVGYAIWYNSTTFTTTENASLAWSTLESTILDHIKLTLVSTVIVVVIAIPLGILLTREAAKWLSPIVVNIANIGQAAPAVGLIVLFTFWLGTGFRTAVLGLVVYAILPILQNTIIGLRQVDQRTIEASRGIGYSSFRTLIQVELPLAVPVILNGVRTALVILVGTATLSTFIGATSLGTLITTGVTLFLPKLLISGAILVGLLAMTIDWLGRLFELVATPRGVA comes from the coding sequence ATGAACCGGTTGCGCCGCACTCCGGTCGACGTCTGGTTCGAACCGCTGATCATCATCGTCATCGGTGTCGGATACGCGATCTGGTACAACTCGACGACGTTCACCACAACCGAGAACGCTTCGCTGGCCTGGTCAACCCTGGAGTCGACCATCCTCGACCACATCAAGCTGACCCTGGTCTCGACGGTCATCGTGGTCGTGATCGCCATCCCGCTCGGAATCCTGCTCACGCGGGAGGCGGCCAAGTGGCTCAGTCCGATCGTGGTCAACATCGCCAACATCGGTCAGGCGGCTCCCGCCGTCGGCCTCATCGTGCTGTTCACGTTCTGGCTGGGCACCGGATTCCGCACCGCTGTACTGGGTCTGGTGGTCTACGCGATCCTGCCGATCCTGCAGAACACGATCATCGGGCTGCGTCAGGTCGACCAACGCACCATCGAGGCGTCCCGCGGTATCGGCTACTCGTCGTTTCGCACCCTGATCCAGGTCGAACTGCCGTTGGCCGTCCCGGTCATCCTCAACGGCGTCCGCACCGCGCTGGTGATCCTCGTCGGTACCGCCACGCTGAGCACTTTCATCGGCGCGACGAGCCTCGGCACCCTGATCACGACCGGTGTGACGTTGTTCCTTCCGAAACTGCTCATCTCCGGCGCCATCCTGGTGGGCCTGCTGGCGATGACGATCGACTGGCTCGGACGACTCTTCGAGCTCGTCGCAACCCCACGAGGAGTGGCATGA
- a CDS encoding ABC transporter ATP-binding protein, protein MTAASTSPNAPGGSGTTERTVTGATIRLDGVVKQYKGTDVPAVKKLDLQIDAGDIVAFVGPSGCGKTTTLKMINRLIEPTQGRIYIGDRDVTGENPDKLRQSIGYVIQSGGLFPHWSVSKNIGALPRVLGWDKKKIADRTEYLLDLVGLDAATFADRLPKDMSGGQQQRVGVARALAADPPVLLMDEPFGAVDPITRVRLQDSLIAIQHELGKTIAIVTHDFEEATKLGDKVCIFSEGGHVEQFATPEEILANPATPFVEEFVGSGATLAHLTLSRVKDVNHNPVLTARVGQSSTEVINQARAEGHTWVVVVNEDGTPRAWPSLDELQTKDVVSDYVDSRLPTVAQSATLNDALDSMLAASQGGVLVTDGRGVVKGALTIAVVMDVIRGQLADARPDEAQTTYANYQDGSGDPADPISAS, encoded by the coding sequence ATGACCGCAGCGAGCACCTCGCCGAACGCCCCTGGAGGCTCCGGCACCACAGAGCGCACGGTCACCGGCGCGACGATCCGTCTCGACGGAGTGGTCAAGCAGTACAAGGGAACCGACGTACCAGCCGTGAAGAAGCTCGACCTGCAGATCGACGCCGGTGACATCGTCGCCTTCGTCGGACCGTCGGGCTGCGGTAAGACCACGACCCTGAAGATGATCAACCGCCTCATCGAGCCCACGCAGGGCCGCATCTACATCGGTGACCGGGACGTGACGGGGGAGAACCCCGACAAGCTGCGGCAGTCGATCGGCTACGTCATCCAGTCGGGTGGTCTGTTCCCGCACTGGTCGGTGTCGAAGAACATAGGCGCGCTTCCCCGTGTCCTGGGCTGGGACAAGAAGAAGATCGCCGACCGGACCGAGTACCTGCTCGACCTGGTCGGTCTCGACGCCGCGACCTTCGCCGATCGCCTCCCGAAGGACATGTCCGGCGGACAGCAGCAGCGTGTGGGCGTGGCGCGGGCCCTCGCCGCAGATCCGCCCGTGTTGCTGATGGACGAGCCGTTCGGCGCGGTCGACCCGATCACACGGGTTCGGCTGCAGGACAGCCTGATCGCGATTCAGCACGAGCTGGGCAAGACCATCGCCATCGTGACCCACGATTTCGAGGAGGCCACCAAGCTCGGCGACAAGGTGTGCATCTTCTCCGAGGGTGGCCACGTCGAGCAGTTCGCGACCCCCGAGGAGATCCTGGCCAACCCGGCGACGCCGTTCGTCGAGGAGTTTGTCGGCTCCGGCGCGACGCTGGCGCACCTCACGCTGTCGCGCGTGAAGGACGTGAACCACAACCCGGTGCTGACCGCCCGCGTGGGCCAGTCCTCGACCGAGGTGATCAACCAGGCCCGCGCCGAGGGCCACACCTGGGTCGTCGTCGTGAACGAGGACGGGACCCCGCGTGCGTGGCCGTCGCTCGACGAGCTGCAGACCAAGGACGTCGTCTCCGACTACGTCGACAGTCGCCTGCCGACGGTGGCCCAGTCCGCCACGCTGAACGACGCGTTGGACTCGATGCTGGCCGCCAGTCAGGGCGGTGTGCTGGTGACCGACGGTCGTGGAGTGGTCAAGGGAGCGCTCACCATCGCCGTCGTGATGGACGTGATCCGCGGTCAGCTCGCCGACGCCCGCCCCGACGAGGCGCAGACCACGTACGCGAACTACCAGGACGGATCCGGCGATCCGGCCGATCCGATCTCGGCGTCATGA
- a CDS encoding ABC transporter permease: MDLWGYIHGRVGFLAFLTYQHASLALQTLVVGSVLAVVIAAAVYRLPLASALTLTTSRVALTIPSLALLALLIVPFGLGVVPSFIMLAFFAALPVIGNAIVGLRSVPPTVVESAQGIGLSRWRILLTVELPIAWPIILTGIRVSTQMIVGVAAIVAYVLGPGLGSLIFNGLSRLGGANALAMALTGTILIVIIALVFDALLVLLGRLTIAKGLS; encoded by the coding sequence GTGGATCTCTGGGGCTACATACACGGGCGGGTGGGGTTCCTCGCCTTCCTGACCTACCAGCACGCGTCGCTTGCATTGCAGACCCTCGTGGTCGGCTCGGTGCTCGCCGTCGTCATCGCCGCGGCCGTCTACCGGCTGCCGCTGGCCTCCGCGCTGACGCTGACGACGAGCCGCGTCGCACTGACGATCCCGTCGCTGGCGCTGCTCGCGCTGCTGATCGTGCCGTTCGGTCTGGGCGTCGTCCCGTCGTTCATCATGTTGGCGTTCTTCGCCGCGCTCCCGGTGATCGGCAACGCGATCGTCGGCCTGCGGTCGGTACCCCCGACCGTGGTGGAGTCGGCCCAGGGGATCGGGTTGTCGCGCTGGCGGATCCTGCTCACCGTCGAGTTACCCATCGCCTGGCCAATCATCCTGACCGGCATCCGGGTGTCGACGCAGATGATCGTCGGTGTGGCCGCGATCGTCGCCTACGTTCTCGGCCCCGGTCTCGGATCACTCATCTTCAACGGACTCTCACGACTCGGCGGCGCCAACGCCCTCGCGATGGCCCTGACCGGAACCATTCTCATCGTCATCATCGCCTTGGTGTTCGACGCACTGCTGGTGCTACTCGGGCGCCTCACGATTGCAAAGGGACTGTCATGA
- a CDS encoding alpha/beta fold hydrolase has product MFSSHDEFATRMIGTNGVEVEVALAGPLDGAPLVLLHGWPHTWEVWRPVGRVLARNGFRVIAPNRRGIGGGDRPRSGYDMATLAADVTGLIDALDVTTASVVGIDAGVAPAFHVGLTAPDRVRRLVVMEGLLPGLPGAEAFLSAGPPWWFGFHAVPGLAETVLEGHEAEYLGWFLQGPSVRHDIGAQARSAFIHAHSGKSALRAGFEAYRATERNAKQISCALQTRRLTVPTLALAGGVVGDAIGDQLVSVADNLSRASIPGCGHIIPLERPDELAAAVADFVAIED; this is encoded by the coding sequence ATGTTCTCATCGCACGACGAGTTCGCCACGCGGATGATCGGCACGAACGGTGTCGAGGTGGAGGTGGCCCTCGCGGGACCGCTCGACGGCGCACCCCTTGTGCTGCTGCACGGATGGCCACACACCTGGGAAGTGTGGCGACCGGTGGGTCGCGTCCTCGCCCGGAACGGATTCCGGGTGATCGCGCCGAACCGACGCGGTATCGGTGGTGGCGACCGTCCCCGCTCCGGATACGACATGGCGACACTCGCCGCTGACGTCACCGGTCTCATCGACGCCCTCGACGTGACCACCGCGAGCGTGGTCGGGATCGATGCCGGTGTCGCGCCGGCGTTCCACGTCGGTCTGACCGCACCCGACCGGGTCCGGCGGCTCGTGGTGATGGAGGGACTTCTGCCTGGACTGCCGGGTGCAGAGGCGTTTCTGTCCGCGGGCCCGCCGTGGTGGTTCGGATTCCATGCGGTGCCGGGACTTGCCGAGACCGTGCTGGAGGGGCACGAGGCCGAATACCTCGGCTGGTTTCTGCAGGGACCGAGCGTTCGCCACGACATCGGTGCCCAGGCACGGTCCGCGTTCATTCACGCCCATTCCGGAAAGTCGGCGTTGCGGGCTGGATTCGAGGCCTACCGTGCGACAGAGCGCAACGCCAAGCAGATCTCGTGTGCGTTGCAGACGCGGCGACTCACCGTGCCCACCCTTGCCCTCGCCGGCGGTGTCGTCGGTGACGCGATCGGCGACCAGTTGGTGTCAGTGGCCGACAACCTGTCGAGGGCGTCGATACCCGGGTGCGGTCACATCATCCCGTTGGAGCGGCCGGATGAACTGGCCGCCGCCGTTGCCGACTTCGTGGCCATCGAAGACTGA